Sequence from the Ereboglobus luteus genome:
TTTGCCGGGCGACGGGTTTGACGAAATCCACTGGAAGGCGACGGCGAAGCGCGGACATCCGGTGACAAAGGTTTTCCAAGCCGAGCGCACGCAGGAGATTTATGTGGTGATCGACATGTCGCGTTTGTCGGGGCGGCTCGTCACGCACGAGGGTGTCACGCAAACGGTGCTCGAACGCTACCTGACCTCGGCGCTGGTTTTGTTTCTCGCGGCGCAGCGGCAGGGGGACCGCTTCGGCGTGATCGCCTACGATGATCGCGTGCGCGTGAGTTTGCGCGCGGGCAACGGCGCAGCGCATTACGCGGCATGCCGCGAGGCTTTGCACACGCTCCAACCGGGCGAGGTGACACCCGACATGGCCGAGGTGGCGCGTCACATTCGGTTGCGGCAACGCCAGCGCGCGCTGTTGTTTTTCCTGACCGACCTGAGCGATCCCGTGCTGGCGGAGGATTTCGCGAGGCACGCTCCATTGCTGGCACGCCAGCATTTGATGCTGGTGAGCCAGTTGCGCGGGCCGGGCGTGGAGCCGCTTTTCGCAAACAAGGGCGCGGAGGGACGCGGCGATCTTTACGCGAGGCTTGCGGGCCACATGCGCTGGGAGGAAATGCAGGCGCTGATCCGCACGCTCAAGCAGAACAACATCACGGCGGCAGTGCTTGATGACGATGCGTTCGTGGCGAACTTGGTGACGCAATATTTGCAGGTGAAGCGGAGGCAGTTGCTATGAAGGCCGACCCTCGAACAGACGGAGCACGGGGAACGGGACGGGCCGCATTGGCCCCTGTGGTTCTTCGCGCATTCTGCGTTCCTTTTTTGGAGGATTTTTCATGATCGTAAACTTGGACCAGTTTATCGAGGCGGAGCGGCCGAAATGGGAGCGGCTCGACAAAATCTTGAACCGCCTGGCGAACGATCCCTGGCGCAAGCTGCCGCTTGAGGAAGTGCGCGAGATGGAGCATTTATATCAAAGAGCCTCGGCGGACCTGGCGCGCCTGGCCACGTTTTCCGCGGAGCCGGAGACGCGCGCGTATCTGGAGAATCTTGTCGCGCGCGGTTACGCGGAAATCCACGGCGGCGCGGGCGGGCGTTCCGTCGCGCACTGGCGCCCGGGGAAATGGTTCTCGGTCACGCTGCCCGGTGTATTCAGGAAACGAATACGTGCGTTCTGGTTCGCGCTGGCGTTGATGCTGGGAGGCGCGGTTTTCGGGGGCTTCGCGGTGGCGCTTGATCCCGAAGCCAAGCAGGTGTTGATGCCGTTTTCGCAC
This genomic interval carries:
- a CDS encoding DUF58 domain-containing protein codes for the protein MTFLPSTRLLWLVFAVVLLAVPAGPMPGLMPVCFAALAIVVLLALLDLALSLRGVRMPGVSIPDVVRFSKDRPGVIPVSFSNETGRAMELRFALGLPKVFAAKDNELWVRLPAGAKKSRAQIEWACTPSRRGRFANAALACCEAGSRMGLWRLRARARLECELRVYPNLFSERRQLAAVFLDRGQFGAKLQRTVGRGREFEKMREYLPGDGFDEIHWKATAKRGHPVTKVFQAERTQEIYVVIDMSRLSGRLVTHEGVTQTVLERYLTSALVLFLAAQRQGDRFGVIAYDDRVRVSLRAGNGAAHYAACREALHTLQPGEVTPDMAEVARHIRLRQRQRALLFFLTDLSDPVLAEDFARHAPLLARQHLMLVSQLRGPGVEPLFANKGAEGRGDLYARLAGHMRWEEMQALIRTLKQNNITAAVLDDDAFVANLVTQYLQVKRRQLL